One window of the Candidatus Chryseobacterium colombiense genome contains the following:
- a CDS encoding serine hydrolase has product MKNLLFVLLLIAANTAYSQVQKIEQVIDSCMKKDNFNGSVLFAKNGKIELLTYKGLSNRHYNIPFSDESRFHIFSLTKTFTAVLIMQLYERGKINLDATISTYYPEYKGEAAQKATIRNLLTYSSGRENKDISSPELIHEAYDNTIWNLDDFITTFLSEKLISKPGTKFEYNNGDYILLGKIIEKIYNKPFEKVLNEQILIPLKMSNTGFLHHNDIIKNLDEGYSADDSDPFALHMPTNMYIDNLYCAGAMYSTPKDLLVFDQAIFNHTLIKKTTMDLMLTPYPELGDTAFSFWVYPKRFGSVETLFAERQGEGYGHSANWVHLIDKGVSLFILSNTKDIKYLNKMREKILNAYYRK; this is encoded by the coding sequence ATGAAAAATTTATTGTTTGTGCTTCTATTGATAGCCGCCAATACGGCGTATTCACAGGTTCAAAAAATCGAACAAGTAATTGATTCCTGCATGAAAAAGGACAATTTCAACGGCTCTGTATTATTCGCTAAAAACGGTAAGATTGAATTACTTACTTACAAAGGATTATCCAACAGACATTATAATATTCCTTTTTCAGACGAAAGCAGATTTCATATTTTCTCACTTACAAAAACCTTTACAGCAGTTCTCATCATGCAGCTGTACGAAAGGGGAAAGATAAATTTAGACGCTACCATTTCTACTTACTATCCTGAATATAAAGGTGAAGCTGCTCAAAAAGCAACGATCAGAAATTTATTAACTTACAGCAGCGGACGTGAAAACAAAGACATCAGTTCGCCAGAGCTTATTCATGAGGCTTATGACAATACTATCTGGAATCTTGATGATTTTATCACAACATTTTTATCAGAAAAACTAATCAGTAAACCGGGAACAAAATTTGAGTACAACAATGGAGATTATATCCTTTTAGGTAAAATTATAGAGAAAATCTACAACAAGCCATTTGAAAAGGTGTTAAACGAACAGATCTTAATTCCTTTAAAAATGTCAAACACAGGATTTCTTCATCATAATGACATCATTAAAAATCTTGATGAAGGCTATTCTGCAGACGATTCAGATCCATTTGCCCTTCATATGCCCACCAATATGTATATCGATAATCTTTATTGCGCCGGAGCAATGTATTCTACCCCGAAAGATCTTTTGGTATTTGACCAGGCAATTTTCAATCATACTTTGATTAAGAAAACGACTATGGATTTAATGCTTACGCCTTATCCGGAACTTGGGGATACAGCATTCAGCTTCTGGGTATATCCAAAAAGATTTGGAAGTGTTGAGACCCTGTTTGCAGAACGTCAGGGTGAAGGATATGGCCACAGCGCAAACTGGGTGCACCTGATTGATAAAGGTGTCTCTCTTTTCATATTATCGAATACCAAGGATATCAAATATCTTAATAAAATGAGAGAAAAGATTCTCAATGCTTATTACAGAAAATAG
- a CDS encoding DNA-deoxyinosine glycosylase, giving the protein MQNRISSFPPIIDDYSKILILGSIPGVKSLEKQQYYAHPQNKFWKIIFELFDEDFTDDYEKKMNVLKKNHIALWDVIDSCERKGSLDSEIKNEEANQIEELLEKYPNITAIFCNGGKSYKNLQKVLGKQFRIPVFLMPSTSPLHTVSFEKKLENWKAILNFL; this is encoded by the coding sequence ATGCAAAACCGAATTTCTTCTTTTCCTCCTATCATTGATGATTACTCTAAAATTTTAATATTAGGTTCAATTCCTGGAGTAAAATCATTGGAAAAACAGCAGTATTATGCTCATCCGCAAAATAAATTCTGGAAAATTATTTTTGAACTATTTGATGAGGATTTTACCGATGATTATGAGAAAAAAATGAACGTATTAAAGAAAAATCATATTGCGCTTTGGGATGTTATTGATTCCTGTGAAAGAAAAGGAAGTCTGGATTCTGAAATCAAAAATGAAGAAGCCAATCAGATTGAAGAGCTGCTGGAAAAATATCCAAACATCACAGCTATTTTCTGTAACGGAGGAAAATCCTATAAAAATTTACAAAAGGTCTTAGGGAAGCAGTTTAGAATTCCTGTATTTTTAATGCCTTCTACAAGCCCTCTTCATACGGTTTCTTTTGAAAAAAAATTAGAAAACTGGAAAGCGATTCTGAATTTTCTTTAA